The Bacteroidales bacterium genome includes a window with the following:
- a CDS encoding VWA domain-containing protein has protein sequence MYLIGYYNPYHCYPSKIIPIIINEDKLFAVYRYKETPEYLEIKDSVQFIKLNDDQLFKYDKIDLSNYSFFAFSLNDIIYYKTDYELLEILLQTKKYINYNPFLLLNLSQSTGDKFLNQYAFRKCIIQLIGVNEKFTYKWYNENYKLNNNTINLPVSLDEYKENIRLIKIGCSIDKVEFISELNNYINSDNSFFKEFNTQLITYGCTNSELELAFLNRVFDIVIPESIDFFKIDESFVINNEKYNNLGSSRIILIQKSRNLNLNSSPDEAIRHFFENFLFNKEFSFIRPRSDTQFGMLIDSFILEYIDKYLHNNITNDIEEIIELSEKKVKRYFNSDQELLEYFKIEDNWEIDSFFIKKSFLNEFLDIIPNDFAPIIIELDERYTIDIELYVSNQNISYYNIPERFQEILVDNDYLTKAYNVDLPLSAIFVNERLTLLNKYSGFGYNTLQKPLSIYLVVDTSGSMSGDKIDSVKDAIRTFIALLNSERGDKLGIISFNNFPTIVSPIDFITNREDSILRSVRDIVASGGTALLDAINLSIDSHLEFLDDGIKLIIVLTDGLERHSRTTTYDKLINKIRALSTNINMFGFAYGQDADLGYLEAISKLTGGYAKEGTISNIKQLFSYIARHS, from the coding sequence ATGTACTTGATTGGTTACTATAATCCTTATCATTGTTATCCTTCAAAAATTATCCCTATTATAATAAACGAGGACAAATTATTTGCAGTATACAGATATAAAGAAACACCCGAATATTTAGAAATAAAGGATTCTGTTCAGTTTATTAAATTGAATGATGATCAATTATTTAAATATGATAAAATTGATCTTTCAAATTATTCCTTTTTTGCTTTTAGTCTAAATGATATCATTTATTATAAAACAGATTATGAATTATTGGAAATATTATTACAAACGAAGAAATACATCAACTACAATCCGTTTTTATTATTAAACTTATCACAATCAACTGGAGATAAATTTTTAAACCAATATGCTTTTAGAAAGTGTATTATTCAATTAATTGGGGTAAATGAAAAATTCACCTATAAGTGGTATAATGAGAATTATAAATTAAACAATAACACAATTAATTTACCAGTAAGTTTAGATGAATATAAAGAAAATATTCGTTTAATTAAAATTGGATGTTCAATAGACAAAGTAGAATTTATATCAGAACTAAACAATTATATCAATTCAGATAATTCATTCTTCAAAGAATTTAATACTCAGTTAATAACTTATGGTTGTACAAATTCGGAATTAGAATTAGCATTTCTAAATAGAGTTTTTGATATTGTAATACCAGAATCAATTGATTTTTTTAAAATAGATGAATCTTTTGTAATAAATAATGAAAAATATAACAACTTAGGTTCAAGTAGGATTATATTGATTCAAAAATCAAGAAATTTAAATCTAAACTCTAGTCCAGATGAAGCGATTCGGCATTTTTTTGAGAATTTTCTTTTTAATAAAGAATTTTCATTTATTCGTCCAAGAAGCGATACTCAGTTTGGAATGTTGATTGATAGTTTCATTCTTGAATATATTGACAAATATTTACACAATAATATCACTAATGATATTGAAGAAATTATTGAACTTTCAGAAAAGAAAGTTAAAAGATACTTTAATAGTGATCAAGAATTATTAGAATATTTTAAAATTGAGGATAATTGGGAAATTGATTCTTTCTTTATTAAAAAAAGTTTTTTAAATGAATTCTTAGATATAATTCCTAATGACTTTGCACCAATCATAATAGAGTTAGATGAAAGGTATACTATTGATATTGAATTATATGTTTCCAATCAAAACATCAGTTATTACAATATCCCTGAACGATTTCAAGAAATATTAGTAGACAATGATTATTTAACGAAGGCTTATAATGTTGATCTTCCTTTATCTGCCATATTTGTCAATGAGCGATTAACTCTGTTAAACAAATATTCAGGTTTTGGATATAATACACTACAAAAACCACTCTCTATTTATTTAGTTGTTGATACTTCAGGAAGTATGTCTGGCGATAAAATTGATTCAGTTAAAGATGCCATTCGGACATTTATAGCATTATTGAATTCAGAAAGAGGGGACAAACTTGGTATTATAAGTTTTAATAATTTCCCAACAATTGTCTCTCCAATTGACTTCATTACAAACCGAGAAGATAGTATATTAAGAAGTGTTCGCGATATTGTTGCTTCCGGTGGTACAGCATTATTAGACGCAATAAATTTATCTATAGACTCACATCTTGAGTTCTTGGATGATGGGATAAAATTAATAATAGTATTGACAGATGGACTTGAAAGACACTCAAGAACAACAACATATGATAAATTAATAAATAAAATTAGAGCATTAAGTACTAATATAAATATGTTTGGATTTGCATATGGTCAAGATGCAGATTTAGGCTATCTTGAAGCAATTTCAAAATTAACAGGAGGTTATGCTAAAGAAGGAACGATTTCTAATATTAAGCAACTCTTTTCTTATATAGCAAGGCATTCTTAA